The genomic interval ACAGGACAAGGTTTAATTATAAAACCAAGTTTAGGATTCGATTATGAGCTTTCTAAAACCTTAAATTTAAGAGCAGCTGCTGGTTATGTAAAAGCAAAAGGAGGAGAACTAAGCAGCCCGTTTATCAACCTTGGTTTAAAGTATAATATCTCTTTTTTAAAGTTGAAATAATATCGTAAAGACCTTGCATTGCAAGGTCTCTCTCTCTTGGAAACATTGCAATGTCTCTATGATTAAAATCAAATTAAACATCAATCAAAAAATTGGACAAATTTAAAAATAAATACCGCGTTTCCTCTACCCGTTTGCAATCTTGGGATTATAGGAATAATGGTGCGTATTTTATAACAATTTGTACCGCCAATCGAAAACATTTATTTGGTGAAATTGTAAAAAAATTGCCCAGCAATTTACCTACAATGCAATTAAATGAAATAGGAAAATTGGCAGAAAAATATTGGTTAGAAATCCCTCAACATTTTCCATTTGTGGAACTGGGTAATTTTGTGATAATGCCCAATCATACCCATAGAATTCTAATTATTGACAAACAAATTATTGACAAACAAATTGAAACGTTGCAGTGCAACGTTTCTACGGGGGATAAAAATATTGGTGCCAAAAATGAACAAATGGCAAAAATTTCACCAAAACCCGGTTATATTTCTACCATTATACGATCTTATAAATCTGTTGTATCAAAAAATGCTCGAAAAATTGACCAATATTTTGGTTGGCAATCTCGTTTTCATGATCATATTATTTGCAATAATATCTCTTTCAATAAAGTTCAGAATTACATTACAAACAACCCTTTAATGTGGAATGAAGATAAATTTTATAAATAATTTAATCGTCAAATACGTTAGTTGCATTGCTAACTAAATATTTTCTTTTAAATAATTTACAACAAAATCAATTTCTTGTTTTGTAGTGTATTTAGAAAAAGAAAAACGAACCGAAGTTTTATCTGCATCTATATCGTTTAAAATTTCTTTTAAAACATGCGAACCTTTATTGCTACCACTTTGGCAAGCACTTCCACCAGAAATAGCAATTCCTGCCATATCTAAACTGAATAAAAGCATGTCGTTGATAAAAGGAAAACGTAAATTTAAAATGGTATAACTACTTTTTTCTATGTCTGATGAAAGTCCGTTAAACTCAATATCTTTTGAAAGTCCTTTTAATTCTGATATAAAATACTCTTTTACCCCCCCTATTTCTTTTTGATCTTTTTTCAGATTAGAAACAGCTAATTCTAATGCTTTTTCCATGCCCAAAATAGCATGAACATTTTCGGTACTAGACCTTGCTCCCATTTCTTGTTCTCCTCCATGAAGCATTGGTAAAATTCCAAATCCTTTTCTAAAAAAAGCAAACCCTACTCCTTTTGGTCCGTGAAACTTATGCGCACTCGCTACCATAAAGTCTAAGGATGTTTTCTGTAAATCAATATTATAATGTCCTATCGCTTGTACGGTATCCGAATGAAATAATGCATTATTTTTTTTACAAATCCCTGCAACTGCATCAATATCTAAAATGTTACCAATTTCATTATTAACCAACATTAAACTTACCAGTGTCTTGTCTTCTGATCCTGATAAAAGTTGCTCTAGATGAACAATATCCACAGATCCAAATTCATCAAGGTTTACATAATCGACAAGTATGTTATGATTTTTTTCTAAATGAAAACACGTATGTAAAACGGCATGATGCTCTATTTTCGTCGTAATAATTCTTTTAACACCGAGGTTAAAAACAGCATTGTGCAATATTAAATTATCTGCTTCTGTACCACCAGCAGTAAAAATAATTTCGCTGGCCGTTACATTAAAATGCTTTGCTATATTTTTTCTTGCAGTTTCTACGGCAGATTTTGCTTTTCTACCAAATTGATGAATAGATGATGGATTACCATAATTACCTTTCATAGATGTATGCATTACCTCTATAACTTGGTCATCTATTTGTGTGGTTGCTGCGTTATCTAAATAAACAGTTTTCATAAC from Polaribacter sejongensis carries:
- a CDS encoding transposase produces the protein MDKFKNKYRVSSTRLQSWDYRNNGAYFITICTANRKHLFGEIVKKLPSNLPTMQLNEIGKLAEKYWLEIPQHFPFVELGNFVIMPNHTHRILIIDKQIIDKQIETLQCNVSTGDKNIGAKNEQMAKISPKPGYISTIIRSYKSVVSKNARKIDQYFGWQSRFHDHIICNNISFNKVQNYITNNPLMWNEDKFYK
- a CDS encoding cysteine desulfurase family protein, whose protein sequence is MKTVYLDNAATTQIDDQVIEVMHTSMKGNYGNPSSIHQFGRKAKSAVETARKNIAKHFNVTASEIIFTAGGTEADNLILHNAVFNLGVKRIITTKIEHHAVLHTCFHLEKNHNILVDYVNLDEFGSVDIVHLEQLLSGSEDKTLVSLMLVNNEIGNILDIDAVAGICKKNNALFHSDTVQAIGHYNIDLQKTSLDFMVASAHKFHGPKGVGFAFFRKGFGILPMLHGGEQEMGARSSTENVHAILGMEKALELAVSNLKKDQKEIGGVKEYFISELKGLSKDIEFNGLSSDIEKSSYTILNLRFPFINDMLLFSLDMAGIAISGGSACQSGSNKGSHVLKEILNDIDADKTSVRFSFSKYTTKQEIDFVVNYLKENI